In a single window of the Phoenix dactylifera cultivar Barhee BC4 unplaced genomic scaffold, palm_55x_up_171113_PBpolish2nd_filt_p 000207F, whole genome shotgun sequence genome:
- the LOC103717747 gene encoding uncharacterized protein LOC103717747, whose translation MRWLTAFGLLVFLAAAAAFSSPAAAVECNNVIYNKGASWSRNKEDGTHYDQARMNDTWRNEFLSRYHLAPSDDAAWMGLLPRRAGPAENQLHWAMVYRSMKRPGPARGWKGGGSFLKDMSLHDVRIDPDSVHGQAQKTNLEYLLLLDPDRLVWSFRKTAGLKTIGEPYGGWEKPESELRGHFVGHFVSATALMWASTHNETIRERMNKVVDALDECQKAIGTGYLSAFPTEEFDRYEAVVYVWAPYYTIHKIMTGLLDQYTLTGNTRAPLNMVIWMAKYFSNRVTNFIKKYTIARHWEAMNEETGGMNDVLYRLYSITSDEKHLVLAHLFGKPCFLGPLALQVDSLSGLHANTHIPILIGAQTRYEVTGDLLYRDIGTVFMDFVNSSHLYATGGTSYDEHWTDPTRLVGTLKMNTEESCTTYNMLKVSRNLFRWTKEMAYADYYERALTNGVLGIQRGREPGVMIYFLPLNPGGSKAISGQGGWGSKSDSFWCCYGTATESFSKLGDSIYFEEEGSIPKLYVIQFISSTLNWKSGGIKLQQRVEEVASGDQYLRVLYTISANQSVSKNFTLGIRIPIWTSSYGAKATLNGQNLKVPAPGSVLSITKKWSHEDRLTFQLPIDLRTEAIQDDRPEYESTKAILFGHYLLAGLSCGAWDLKNGSAKSLSDWILPVPAAYNSQLISFTQEIASRTMFLSNLNGSREDQERTLTMEESPKLGSNAAAQATFRLRYNNTKKYQFPSRKDLIGESIMLEPFDLPGRMVEHQGPNNGLIVAATSKTVTSNRDMSKFRVVAGLDGNSSTISLESESIPGCFVHNKIDQSAGECVRLLCRGKIESSDTAFQQAASFTPREGLTEYHPISFIAKGTERNFLLQPLMSLRDETYSVYFNIGV comes from the exons atgagATGGTTAACGGCGTTTGGCCTCCTTGTCTTCcttgcggcggcggcggcgttcTCGTCTCCGGCGGCCGCCGTCGAATGCAACAACGTCATCTACAACAAGGGAGCGTCCTGGTCCAGAAACAAGGAAGATGGGACCCACTACGACCAGGCCCGCATGaacgacacgtggcgcaatgaGTTCCTCTCCCGCTACCACCTCGCCCCCTCCGATGACGCGGCCTGGATGGGCCTGCTCCCCCGGAGAGCTGGACCGGCGGAGAACCAGCTCCACTGGGCCATGGTCTACCGGTCCATGAAGCGGCCCGGTCCGGCCCGCGGCTGGAAGGGAGGAGGCAGCTTCTTGAAGGACATGTCGCTCCACGACGTCCGGATCGACCCGGACTCGGTCCACGGCCAAGCCCAGAAGACCAACCTGGAGTACCTGCTCCTCCTCGACCCGGACCGGCTCGTCTGGAGCTTCCGGAAAACCGCCGGTCTGAAAACCATCGGTGAACCGTACGGAGGGTGGGAGAAGCCCGAGAGCGAGCTCCGCGGCCACTTTGTCG GGCATTTTGTGAGTGCTACTGCGTTGATGTGGGCGAGCACTCATAACGAGACCATTCGTGAGAGGATGAACAAAGTGGTTGATGCGCTTGATGAATGCCAAAAGGCAATAGGAACTGGGTATCTTTCAGCTTTTCCCACCGAGGAATTCGACCGTTATGAAGCTGTTGTATATGTATGGGCTCCCTACTACACCATACACAAG ATCATGACAGGACTTTTGGACCAATATACTCTTACTGGAAACACTAGGGCTC caTTGAACATGGTGATTTGGATGGCCAAGTACTTCAGCAATCGTGTGACAAACTTCATTAAGAAGTATACTATTGCCAGACACTGGGAGGCAATGAATGAAGAAACAGGTGGCATGAATGATGTTCTTTATAGACTGTATAGCATCACA AGTGATGAGAAACATTTGGTACTGGCCCATCTTTTTGGCAAACCATGTTTTCTTGGACCACTTGCATTACAG GTTGATAGTCTTTCTGGTTTACATGCCAACACTCACATCCCCATCCTCATTGGAGCCCAGACGCGTTATGAAGTAACTGGAGACTTGCTCTACAGG GACATTGGGACAGTATTTATGGATTTTGTCAATTCTTCACATCTATATGCAACAGGTGGAACTTCATATGATGAGCACTG GACCGATCCGACACGGTTAGTAGGCACTTTAAAGATGAACACTGAAGAATCTTGCACTACCTACAACATGTTAAAG GTTTCACGCAATCTATTTCGATGGACAAAGGAAATGGCATATGCAGATTACTATGAACGAGCACTTACAAATGGCGTGTTGGGGATTCAAAGAGGAAGAGAGCCAGGAGTCATGATTTATTTTCTTCCTCTGAATCCAGGAGGTTCGAAAGCAATCAGTGGTCAAGGTGGCTGGGGGAGCAAGTCTGATAGCTTTTGGTGTTGCTATGGGACAG CTACTGAATCATTCTCAAAGTTGGGTGATTCTATATACTTTGAGGAAGAGGGCAGTATCCCTAAGCTTTATGTCATTCAGTTCATATCTAGTACTCTTAATTGGAAGTCTGGAGGAATTAAACTGCAACAAAGAGTAGAAGAAGTTGCTTCTGGGGACCAATACTTGCGAGTGCTATACACAATATCTGCTAATCAG TCAGTGTCCAAAAATTTCACTCTGGGCATTCGCATTCCAATTTGGACATCTTCTTATGGAGCAAAGGCCACATTAAATGGACAAAATTTAAAGGTGCCTGCTCCAG GTAGTGTCTTGTCGATCACTAAGAAGTGGAGCCATGAAGACAGATTGACCTTTCAATTGCCAATTGATTTAAGGACAGAGGCTATACAAG ATGATCGTCCCGAGTATGAATCAACAAAAGCAATTCTCTTTGGACATTACCTTCTTGCTGGTCTGTCCTGTGGTGCATGGGATTTGAAGAATGGGAGTGCCAAGTCACTTTCTGATTGGATATTGCCAGTTCCAGCTGCTTATAATTCTCAGCTTATATCCTTTACTCAAGAAATTGCAAGCAGGACTATGTTCCTTTCGAATTTAAATGGCTCTAGAGAAGACCAAGAGCGCACACTCACAATGGAGGAATCACCAAAACTTGGAAGTAATGCTGCTGCCCAAGCTACTTTTAGACTTAGATACAACAACACCAAAAAATACCAGTTTCCATCTCGAAAGGATCTCATCGGGGAGTCGATCATGCTCGAACCATTTGATCTTCCAGGGAGAATGGTAGAGCACCAAGGTCCAAACAATGGCCTTATAGTTGCTGCAACCTCAAAAACAGTAACTAGCAACCGTGACATGTCGAAATTTCGGGTGGTTGCTGGACTTGATGGCAATTCAAGCACTATTTCATTAGAATCAGAAAGCATACCTGGCTGCTTTGTGCATAACAAGATAGATCAATCTGCAGGAGAATGTGTTCGTCTTCTTTGTCGAGGAAAGATCGAAAGCAGTGATACTGCATTCCAACAAGCAGCAAGTTTTACACCAAGGGAAGGGCTAACTGAGTATCATCCAATCAGTTTCATCGCAAAGGGGACTGAAAGAAATTTCCTGCTGCAACCATTGATGAGTTTGAGAGATGAAACTTATTCGGTCTACTTCAATATCGGAGTGTAA
- the LOC103717742 gene encoding 60S ribosomal protein L31-like, giving the protein MVEKASKGRKEEVVTREYTINLHKRLHGCTFKKMAPKAIKEIRKFAQKSMGTTDVRVDVKLNKHIWSRGIRGVPRRVRVRIARKRNEEEDAKEELYSLVTVAEVPPEGLKGLGTKIVEEAD; this is encoded by the exons ATGGTGGAGAAGGCGAGCAAGGGGCGGAAGGAGGAAGTGGTCACGAGGGAGTACACCATCAATCTCCACAAACGCCTGCATGGATG CACTTTCAAGAAGATGGCTCCCAAGGCCATTAAGGAGATCAGAAAGTTCGCACAGAAGTCAATGGGCACGACTGATGTCAGGGTTGATGTGAAGCTCAACAAACATATCTGGAGCAGGGGGATCCGAGGTGTGCCAAGACGGGTTCGTGTGAGGATTGCCCGCAAAAGGAACGAGGAGGAGGACGCAAAAGAAGAGCTCTACTCGTTGGTTACTGTTGCTGAGGTTCCTCCAGAGGGTTTGAAAGGGTTAGGAACTAAGATTGTTGAGGAAGCAGATTGA
- the LOC103717740 gene encoding uncharacterized protein LOC103717740 isoform X2, with translation MGTKENGHERDDHLSDVEKEVKQDKEGEPDYDPARDSLSSQGEAQSNEDNKVKRVSRVPKKLMKKESAENRPCTSRGSTNRPESNKLQFKTLNNNPRKSQKPNGAASTTKNINNKKPENVKVPSRPSSDLSEETDDKTIEEVKEIDVLDEAPNGDQSVGTDEETVDMEENNLDDDRASTYQKIEEMEQRIEKLEEELREVAALEISLYSMVPEHGSSAHKVHTPARRLSRLYIHACKHLSQDKRATVAKNTVSGLVLIAKSCGNDVPRLTFWLSNTVVLREIISQTFGIASYVNPTMRAFDSNGVAKKDEGKSTPLKWKIIAGNKQGKSFGLMQQIDDWQETSTFTAALEKIESWIFSRIVESVWWQTLTPHMQSPVEEMYTTKGYGRLLGPALGDQQQGSFSVNLWKSAFHDAFTRLCPVRAGGHECGCLPVLARMIGNWSRWLTDLFGIDADDSIKDGQVAGEDDDRREGTPGSKSFCLLNELSDLLMLPKDMLLERVVRKEVCPSIDLPLITRILCNFTPDEFCPDPVPGIVLEELNSESLLERRLSDKDLASSFPRAAAPVVYSPPSPADVAEKVGDASGKAELDRKASMVQRKGYTSDEELYHLDSPLASIIDKTPPVSPILRDGTQKESKQANARYKLLREVWSV, from the exons ATGGGTaccaaagaaaatggacatgaaAGAGATGATCATTTGAGTGACGTGGAAAAAGAAGTCAAACAGGACAAGGAAGGAGAACCAGATTATGATCCTGCAAGAGATTCTCTTTCATCTCAAGGGGAGGCTCAGAGTAATGAAGATAACAAAGTAAAAAGAGTTTCAAGGGTTCCCAAAAAGCTCATGAAAAAGGAATCAGCAGAAAATCGTCCCTGTACATCAAGAGGCAGTACCAATCGTCCAGAATCCAACAAACTGCAATTTAAAACATTAAATAATAATCCAAGGAAATCTCAAAAACCAAATGGAGCTGCTTCAACAACTAAAAACATCAATAATAAGAAACCAGAGAATGTGAAGGTTCCTTCAAGGCCTTCGTCAGATTTATCTGAAGAAACTGATGATAAGACCATTGAAGAGGTTAAAGAGATAGATGTCTTGGATGAGGCTCCAAATGGCGATCAGAGTGTTGGAACAGATGAAGAAACAGTTGATATGGAAGAGAATAATCTAGATGATGACAGAGCTAGTACATATCAAAAAATTGAGGAGATGGAACAGAGGATTGAGAAACTCGAGGAGGAGCTCAGAGAAGTAGCTGCTCTTGAGATTTCTCTCTATTCCATGGTACCAGAGCATGGAAGTTCAGCTCATAAGGTCCACACACCTGCCCGTCGTCTTTCAAGACTATATATTCATGCTTGCAAGCATTTGTCTCAGGACAAGAGGGCCACTGTTGCAAAAAACACAGTGTCGGGCCTTGTATTGATTGCCAAATCATGCGGTAATGATGTTCCAAG GTTGACTTTCTGGCTATCAAACACAGTTGTACTGAGAGAGATAATATCTCAAACGTTTGGCATTGCGTCCTACGTAAATCCAACCATGAGGGCTTTTGACTCAAACGGTGTTGCAAAGAAAGATGAAGGGAAATCGACCCCACTAAAATGGAAGATCATTGCTGGAAACAAACAAGGAAAAAGTTTTGGCTTAATGCAGCAAATTGATGACTGGCAAGAGACTAGTACATTTACAGCTGCACTGGAAAAGATCGAATCTTGGATCTTCTCCCGAATTGTCGAATCAGTATGGTGGCAG ACATTGACTCCGCACATGCAATCTCCAGTTGAAGAGATGTACACAACTAAAGGATATGGAAGATTGTTGGGTCCTGCTCTGGGTGATCAACAGCAAGGCAGTTTTTCAGTTAACCTGTGGAAAAGTGCTTTTCATGATGCCTTTACCAGACTCTGCCCAGTTCGTGCTGGGGGACATGAGTGTGGCTGTTTACCCGTATTGGCGAGAATG ATTGGAAATTGGTCCAGATGGTTGACAGATCTTTTTGGTATAGATGCTGATGATTCCATCAAGGATGGTCAGGTTGCAGGTGAGGATGATGACAGAAGGGAAGGGACTCCTGGATCAAAATCTTTTTGTCTACTTAATGAGTTGAGTGACCTTTTAATGCTCCCCAAGGACATGCTTCTTGAAAGGGTCGTCAGAAAAGAG GTCTGTCCTTCAATTGATCTACCCTTAATTACACGGATACTCTGCAACTTCACACCCGATGAATTCTGTCCAGATCCTGTCCCAGGTATTGTCCTGGAGGAGCTGAATTCTGAG AGCCTTCTGGAACGTCGGCTATCTGACAAGGACCTGGCCAGCAGCTTCCCACGCGCTGCTGCTCCTGTTGTCTATTCACCCCCTTCACCAGCTGATGTAGCAGAGAAGGTGGGTGATGCAAGTGGGAAAGCCGAGTTGGACCGGAAGGCATCAATGGTCCAGAGGAAGGGATACACCAGTGATGAGGAACTATATCATTTAGATTCCCCGCTCGCATCCATCATTGACAAAACTCCTCCGGTGTCCCCAATTCTCAGAGATGGAACCCAGAAAGAAAGTAAACAAGCCAATGCAAGGTACAAACTCCTCAGAGAAGTGTGGTCTGTGTGA
- the LOC103717740 gene encoding uncharacterized protein LOC103717740 isoform X1 produces the protein MGTKENGHERDDHLSDVEKEVKQDKEGEPDYDPARDSLSSQGEAQSNEDNKVKRVSRVPKKLMKKESAENRPCTSRGSTNRPESNKLQFKTLNNNPRKSQKPNGAASTTKNINNKKPENVKVPSRPSSDLSEETDDKTIEEVKEIDVLDEAPNGDQSVGTDEETVDMEENNLDDDRASTYQKIEEMEQRIEKLEEELREVAALEISLYSMVPEHGSSAHKVHTPARRLSRLYIHACKHLSQDKRATVAKNTVSGLVLIAKSCGNDVPRLTFWLSNTVVLREIISQTFGIASYVNPTMRAFDSNGVAKKDEGKSTPLKWKIIAGNKQGKSFGLMQQIDDWQETSTFTAALEKIESWIFSRIVESVWWQTLTPHMQSPVEEMYTTKGYGRLLGPALGDQQQGSFSVNLWKSAFHDAFTRLCPVRAGGHECGCLPVLARMVMEQCVSRLDVAMFNAILRESANEIPTDPVSDPIIDPKVLPIPAGDLSFGSGAQLKNSIGNWSRWLTDLFGIDADDSIKDGQVAGEDDDRREGTPGSKSFCLLNELSDLLMLPKDMLLERVVRKEVCPSIDLPLITRILCNFTPDEFCPDPVPGIVLEELNSESLLERRLSDKDLASSFPRAAAPVVYSPPSPADVAEKVGDASGKAELDRKASMVQRKGYTSDEELYHLDSPLASIIDKTPPVSPILRDGTQKESKQANARYKLLREVWSV, from the exons ATGGGTaccaaagaaaatggacatgaaAGAGATGATCATTTGAGTGACGTGGAAAAAGAAGTCAAACAGGACAAGGAAGGAGAACCAGATTATGATCCTGCAAGAGATTCTCTTTCATCTCAAGGGGAGGCTCAGAGTAATGAAGATAACAAAGTAAAAAGAGTTTCAAGGGTTCCCAAAAAGCTCATGAAAAAGGAATCAGCAGAAAATCGTCCCTGTACATCAAGAGGCAGTACCAATCGTCCAGAATCCAACAAACTGCAATTTAAAACATTAAATAATAATCCAAGGAAATCTCAAAAACCAAATGGAGCTGCTTCAACAACTAAAAACATCAATAATAAGAAACCAGAGAATGTGAAGGTTCCTTCAAGGCCTTCGTCAGATTTATCTGAAGAAACTGATGATAAGACCATTGAAGAGGTTAAAGAGATAGATGTCTTGGATGAGGCTCCAAATGGCGATCAGAGTGTTGGAACAGATGAAGAAACAGTTGATATGGAAGAGAATAATCTAGATGATGACAGAGCTAGTACATATCAAAAAATTGAGGAGATGGAACAGAGGATTGAGAAACTCGAGGAGGAGCTCAGAGAAGTAGCTGCTCTTGAGATTTCTCTCTATTCCATGGTACCAGAGCATGGAAGTTCAGCTCATAAGGTCCACACACCTGCCCGTCGTCTTTCAAGACTATATATTCATGCTTGCAAGCATTTGTCTCAGGACAAGAGGGCCACTGTTGCAAAAAACACAGTGTCGGGCCTTGTATTGATTGCCAAATCATGCGGTAATGATGTTCCAAG GTTGACTTTCTGGCTATCAAACACAGTTGTACTGAGAGAGATAATATCTCAAACGTTTGGCATTGCGTCCTACGTAAATCCAACCATGAGGGCTTTTGACTCAAACGGTGTTGCAAAGAAAGATGAAGGGAAATCGACCCCACTAAAATGGAAGATCATTGCTGGAAACAAACAAGGAAAAAGTTTTGGCTTAATGCAGCAAATTGATGACTGGCAAGAGACTAGTACATTTACAGCTGCACTGGAAAAGATCGAATCTTGGATCTTCTCCCGAATTGTCGAATCAGTATGGTGGCAG ACATTGACTCCGCACATGCAATCTCCAGTTGAAGAGATGTACACAACTAAAGGATATGGAAGATTGTTGGGTCCTGCTCTGGGTGATCAACAGCAAGGCAGTTTTTCAGTTAACCTGTGGAAAAGTGCTTTTCATGATGCCTTTACCAGACTCTGCCCAGTTCGTGCTGGGGGACATGAGTGTGGCTGTTTACCCGTATTGGCGAGAATG GTGATGGAACAATGTGTATCCAGATTAGATGTTGCCATGTTTAATGCCATTCTGCGTGAATCAGCCAACGAAATACCAACAGATCCTGTATCAGATCCAATTATTGATCCAAAAGTTCTCCCAATTCCAGCTGGGGATTTGAGTTTTGGATCTGGTgcacaactcaaaaattct ATTGGAAATTGGTCCAGATGGTTGACAGATCTTTTTGGTATAGATGCTGATGATTCCATCAAGGATGGTCAGGTTGCAGGTGAGGATGATGACAGAAGGGAAGGGACTCCTGGATCAAAATCTTTTTGTCTACTTAATGAGTTGAGTGACCTTTTAATGCTCCCCAAGGACATGCTTCTTGAAAGGGTCGTCAGAAAAGAG GTCTGTCCTTCAATTGATCTACCCTTAATTACACGGATACTCTGCAACTTCACACCCGATGAATTCTGTCCAGATCCTGTCCCAGGTATTGTCCTGGAGGAGCTGAATTCTGAG AGCCTTCTGGAACGTCGGCTATCTGACAAGGACCTGGCCAGCAGCTTCCCACGCGCTGCTGCTCCTGTTGTCTATTCACCCCCTTCACCAGCTGATGTAGCAGAGAAGGTGGGTGATGCAAGTGGGAAAGCCGAGTTGGACCGGAAGGCATCAATGGTCCAGAGGAAGGGATACACCAGTGATGAGGAACTATATCATTTAGATTCCCCGCTCGCATCCATCATTGACAAAACTCCTCCGGTGTCCCCAATTCTCAGAGATGGAACCCAGAAAGAAAGTAAACAAGCCAATGCAAGGTACAAACTCCTCAGAGAAGTGTGGTCTGTGTGA